A genomic region of Coriobacteriaceae bacterium contains the following coding sequences:
- the thiI gene encoding tRNA 4-thiouridine(8) synthase ThiI, producing the protein MFERICLVHYHEVGLKGRNRASFEHRLLSNMEAALVAFDTKEICRISGHLLVVFENADDIEPAARILLQVPGVARVSRGWRCARDPEEYNLCAELAMMDCGEFESFKVVARRSNTDYPIDSMQLNQLVGAHLCAFAPDKKVKMKDPDVKVHVEIIQGSAYVFSRSDRGIGGLPVGTAGKVVSLMSGGIDSPVATWKLMKRGAVVVGVHFSGAPVTDDASEYIVDDLAHALAPAGGIGRIYTIPFGNYQKAIASECPPNLRIVLYRRLMFRIAQGIARIENAKALVTGESLGQVASQTLENIAAVNAVVDIPVLRPLIGSDKLEIIDVAKQLGTFEISSRPADDCCTLFMPRSPETHARIKDCEAAEALVPIDAWIDEILDNLEYRDYPCPSYKAPRKMRREGSD; encoded by the coding sequence TTGTTCGAGCGTATCTGCCTCGTTCATTATCACGAGGTCGGCCTCAAGGGTCGCAATCGTGCCTCTTTCGAGCACCGTCTCCTCAGCAACATGGAGGCGGCGCTCGTTGCTTTTGACACCAAGGAGATATGCCGTATCTCCGGGCATCTTCTCGTCGTGTTCGAAAATGCGGACGATATTGAACCAGCTGCCCGGATTCTGCTGCAGGTTCCCGGCGTCGCACGCGTGTCACGTGGCTGGCGCTGCGCACGCGACCCCGAGGAATATAACCTTTGCGCCGAGCTCGCGATGATGGATTGCGGTGAGTTCGAGTCTTTCAAGGTCGTCGCGCGCCGCTCAAACACCGATTATCCCATCGACTCCATGCAGCTCAACCAACTCGTTGGGGCGCATCTATGCGCTTTTGCCCCCGACAAGAAGGTCAAGATGAAGGACCCGGACGTCAAGGTTCACGTCGAGATCATCCAGGGCAGCGCCTATGTCTTCTCGCGTAGCGATCGTGGCATTGGCGGCTTGCCCGTGGGAACGGCCGGCAAGGTCGTGAGTCTCATGTCCGGTGGTATCGATAGTCCCGTTGCCACCTGGAAGCTCATGAAGCGTGGCGCCGTCGTCGTGGGCGTCCACTTCTCGGGTGCCCCCGTGACCGATGACGCGAGCGAGTACATCGTTGATGACCTTGCGCATGCGCTTGCGCCGGCGGGTGGTATCGGCCGCATCTACACGATTCCCTTCGGTAACTACCAAAAGGCTATCGCAAGCGAATGTCCACCCAACTTGCGCATCGTACTCTACCGACGCCTCATGTTCCGTATCGCACAGGGTATCGCGCGCATTGAAAACGCGAAGGCGCTTGTCACCGGCGAGTCACTCGGTCAGGTTGCGAGCCAGACTCTCGAGAACATAGCCGCCGTCAATGCCGTTGTCGATATTCCGGTGCTGCGTCCACTCATCGGAAGCGACAAGCTCGAGATCATCGACGTCGCCAAGCAGCTCGGCACCTTCGAGATCTCCTCGCGTCCGGCCGATGACTGCTGCACGCTGTTCATGCCTCGCTCGCCCGAGACGCATGCGCGCATCAAGGATTGCGAGGCGGCCGAGGCCCTCGTGCCGATAGACGCATGGATCGACGAGATTCTCGATAATCTCGAGTACCGCGACTATCCCTGCCCATCGTACAAAGCGC